In the Dolichospermum flos-aquae CCAP 1403/13F genome, ATTGCTCACTTGTCCGTCCTATTGGTAGGGATTTGATTGTACATTGAGGGACAATCTCTGGAGCAGAACCATAATAGATAGCACCAGGAGCAATAGCTACTTTGCGGATAGCTTCTGTGGTTGTACCAATGTAATTAATATTGTTGCCAAATTTATCTTTATTGAGAACGTTTTCGACAAAAAAATCTACTGTGCCACCGGCTTCTTTGCTGCGAGATAGGGGAATAATGGGTAAATTTGTACCACCTACTTGTTGCCAGTTAGTAATTTTGCCAGTGTAAATATCTTTAAGTTGAGAAACTGTTAATCCTGGAATATTTAGGTTATGATTAACAGCGATCGCAATTCCATCAATGGCTACAGTAATTTCTTTTAAGCTAAATCCTTTGGTTTTGGCAGTTTCGTTTTCTTCTGGTTTAATGGGACGAGAAGATTGAGAAAAAGCTAGTTGATTTGCTATCAACATTTTAATCCCAGTTCCTGAACCTGGTTTTTCGTTAATGGGTTGGGTATAACGTAAATCAAACTGAGGACAACTATTTTTGAGGACTGAGTCTACATCCCGACGGATAGGAGCCCATGTTGTACTACCACTATAACTAAATATACCTTGTGGTAAATTGGGGATTTTACAATTACTGACTGGTGGCGGATTAGGGTTAATAATGTTGTTACTGGGGTTTTGAGTGAGATTCTGATTAGCAGAGTTAGTGGTACTAGAATTATTGTTAATTCGCCCCCAATGTTCCATTAAAGAAAGCAACAGCAAAACCAAGCTTAATCCAGAGGTAAGAACAAGAGATAAGAGCAGTGACAGAGTTTCTTTTTTTTGAGACATGGGTGGTTTCCTTAGTGCTTTTTTTCTAAAGAATTGAAGACATTAATTTATAAATAAGTCGAAATAATGTTGTTACTGCTAATACCTTTGTCATGGATGAACTGGAGAACTGGGAGAATTTCCCTGAGTATTTTTAGGATTTTTATCTCAGAAAAATTGCCCTGTTCAACTAATTCTTCTTCTAGAGTTTGTCCAGAAATATATTCTTGAACTAAATAAAAAAACTGCTCTGACTTATTTATTTTTAGGTTAGGAACTGTAATCGTAAAAAAAGCAAATAATTTAGGTATTTGCTGATGTTCATTACCTATTTCTTCTAAAACTCCTGCTTCTTGTGTAAATAAAATTCTGGCTTTTTCTAAGGCATCTTCCGTTAAATTACCACTTGGTTGAAATTGCTTAACTACACATTGACGCATTCTCGGAGTATCACGATCAATTGCCAAAAAAGCAGCACCAAATCCCCCCCTAGCCAAAAGTTTAATTGGCAAATAGTGGTCACGTAAAATCAGAGGCATACCGCAGTTAGTACAAAATTTTTGCGGTACTGTTTTTAGTGTTTTAATATCATCTAAATCAGGAAAGTGATTTTTAGGATGTTGACAGTGGGGACGAGTGCAGCAGACTTCCATATTATTTGTTATTCAAATGAGTCATTGGTCATTAGAAATTTGTCGTTAACTAATGACTTTTGACTGGTAACAAGGTTTTTAATTGGCATCAGAACCGTTAGATGTTGCTATATCCAATGTACTATTTATCACTTGATTGATTTGTGATAATTTTAACACCTCCTGTGTCCAGGCTGGGTTAGCAAACTGAGGTAAAATTTCCTGACTAAAAGCTTCTGCGGCTTTGGATCTATAGCGATTGGGGTTACATATTAGCCAGAGTGTCCGCTTCACCACTACTCCTTCGATAGGGGTACGATGGAGAACACCCATTTGTAACTCCTTAGCGATCGCTGAAGTAGAAACAAAGGCAGCACCTAAGCCAGATTGGACAGCGTTTTTAATAGCTTCTATGGAATTTAGTTCCATTTCAAACTTAAACCGCCTAGTGTCAATATCACAACGGGCTAAAACCTGATCAATGACTTTGCGAATAGTTGATTGGGAGTCAAGAGCAATGAATTGTAGTTTATATAGGTCTTCTTTTTGAATTGTTTCTAATTTGGCAAAGGGATGGGATGTGGGTAAAATGAGTACCAATTCATCTTCAGCATAGGGAACAGTTTCTAAAGATTCCGCTAATTCAGTGGGAATTTCCCCACCAATAATTGCTAGATCAACCTGGCCATTAGATACACTCCAAGCCGTGCGACGGGTAGAATGGACGTGCAATTGTACAGCTACATCTGGATATTTTTGGCGAAATAAGCCGATCATTTTTGGTAACAGATAAGTGCCAGTGGTTTGGGAAGCACCAACAATCAATGTACCTCCTTGGAGATTTTGTAAATCTTCAATGGCGCGGCAGGTTTCCTGACACAAACTGAGGATTTTGTCCCCATAGCTCAGAAGTAGATGTCCCGCTTCAGTCAATTGAGCGCGACGGCCTCCTCTGTCAAATAGGGGAACATCCAGTTGTCGTTCCAGGTTTTGAACTTGCAAACTCACAGCAGGTTGGGAGACGTAAAGGCTATCAGCAGCCCGCTTAAAACTCCCTTCTTGGGCGATCGCTTTGAGAATTCGTAACTGATCTAAAGTAAAAGGAAGGTCAGACATAAGGCTTAACCCACAACCTGGGATTCATGAGCAACTTTAAAAATAAATCAAAATGAATAGTTTGGTGACTAAGCATGATTTATGGCATTGTTAAGATTTGAACAACTAACTAAAATACTTACCACAACATCTTGACAAAAATCTTCCTGTATATAATCAAGCATTCAGCCGTCAGCCTTCAGCTATCAGATTTTAAGACGGAAATACAGGTAATTAAAACTAATTGCCTGGGTGTAACTTCAAGAAAATGAATAATTCGTCTTCTTTACTCCTGTTCTTGGCTGACTACTGATAGCTGATAGCTTACACCAGTCAAGATGTTTACCAATAGTAGCTTCTTTGAATTTGAATTTTGAATTGAGTTGTATATATGATGTCCAATCCTTGGTTTACCTCCAGTCATTTTGTCATACTAGGGTTACAATTAGTTTTTGCGATCGCCCATAGCGGGGGGGCTGCTGTGCGTCCTTGGGCAGAAAAATACCTTGGACCGAGGCTTTATCGCATTATCTTTGCATTAATTAGCCTGCCTTTGGCTGTGATCTTAATTGTTTACTTTTTTAATCACCGTTACGATGGCTGGCAACTTTGGCAGGTACAAGGTATACCAGGAGTGGGAGCATTAGTTTGGGTACTATCAGCTATATCCTTTTTATTTTTATATCCTGCTACCTTCAATCTACTAGAAATTGCGGCTATTCAAAAGCCCCAAGTTCATCTTTATGAAACAGGGATTATCCGTATTACCCGTCATCCCCAAATGGTAGGACAGGTTATTTGGTGTGTAGCCCATACCCTGTGGTTAGGAACTAGTTTCACTCTTGTTACCTCAATCGGTTTAGTAATACATCACCTATTTGGAGTATGGCATGGCGATCGCCGTTTAAGTCAACGCTATGGAGAAGCTTTTGAGATGGTCAAACAACGGACTTCGATTATCCCCTTTCAAGCGATTATTGATGGCCGTCAATCTTGGAACTGGGAAGAATTTCTCCGCCCTGCTTATTTAGGAGTTGCCATTTTTACTGGTCTATTATGGTGGTCGCACCCCTTGTTATTAGTGGCAACAAGTAGGATAATGTGGTAGTTTACTCTGATCCCCAAGATCAACAAAACATATAAATTTAATAGAACTTTGTGCTGATCACTTGCTACCAAAACAATGTATGATAGACTCAAACATATATCATTAAACTGTTGAAAACTGGGATTGGGGAAAGAATTTATCCGCCAGGCTGAAGTGGGTTTTATGGTAGACAAAAAGTCACCATCTACCTTAGTCGAAACGGTAAATAAATATCAATGTATAGACTGCACCCAGCCGCGCTCTCAGCATTGTAAAATTTTTCACAAGCAATAGCAATCAGGATTGGAAATGGAGAACAGCCAGCGCGACAATCACGGTGGCTTTTTTGTCAGCAGGAAAACATGAAAATCCTCAATTTAAAATTTAAACCCCAAAATGGGATAACTTACCAATTTGCTGCTGCTGACAGCTAATTTTGAGATAAAAACCTTATAATCACGAGAGGCATCATAGTGTTGTCGGTTAATGAACGGACATTTACTCAAGAAGTTTTAGAATCTTCAGTTCCTGTTTTGGTTAATTTTGAAGCGCCCTGGTGTGGACTATGTCGCATCATTCACCCGCTATTATTACAATTCCAGGCTGAATGTGGTGATGAACTTAAATTGGTGGGAGTCAACGCTGACCAAAATTTTAAGTTGTCTAATACCTATAGACTGAAATCACTACCGACTTTACTATTAATTGAAAAAGGTATAGTCAAACAACGTTTAGAAGGTTTTCCCGGTAAAGACGATTTACGTCAAGCCTTAGAAGCAATTAAATTCACCTATACAAGTCACGAGAAAATAGGTATAGCAGGAGTCAGGGGGCAGGGAGCAGGGGGAAAGAATTATTCCAATCACAACTGACAACTAACAACTGACAACTGTACGGGCGAAGCATTTGGAGAACTATTTTTGGCAATGACCGATAATTTATCTTCCAAATGCTTCGCCCCTACTAACAACTGACCAAATATAAAACCATGCTTAACACTCCACCTAAAGGGTATCAGGTGGGGTATTTTATCCTCAAGGGTGTGTGTCACAATTATTAGCAGTTCTGATTATTCAGTTAACTCAAGTTTGAAGTGGGAAAATTCAAGCTAACTTGAAAGTATTGGGCTATCAGAAGTAGCTTATTTCTTTTCAATCAGCAATCCCCAATTGAATTTTCATTTTTTGGGCATCTTCTCAATTCAATATATTTGTACAGAATTCTAAAAGTAGGCGTTAGTGATGGAAGTAATCTATCAGTATGCCTGGCTGATTCCAGTATTACCTCTCTTGGGAGCAATGCTGGTCGGTCTAGGGCTAATCTCGATAAATCAGGTGACAAACCGCCTGC is a window encoding:
- a CDS encoding PstS family phosphate ABC transporter substrate-binding protein, giving the protein MSQKKETLSLLLSLVLTSGLSLVLLLLSLMEHWGRINNNSSTTNSANQNLTQNPSNNIINPNPPPVSNCKIPNLPQGIFSYSGSTTWAPIRRDVDSVLKNSCPQFDLRYTQPINEKPGSGTGIKMLIANQLAFSQSSRPIKPEENETAKTKGFSLKEITVAIDGIAIAVNHNLNIPGLTVSQLKDIYTGKITNWQQVGGTNLPIIPLSRSKEAGGTVDFFVENVLNKDKFGNNINYIGTTTEAIRKVAIAPGAIYYGSAPEIVPQCTIKSLPIGRTSEQLIAPYQQPKITQSQCANKPNQLNSQDFRNGNYPITRNLFVIIKQNGQSDQQAGEVYANWLVTSQGQELIEKAGFVRIK
- a CDS encoding thioredoxin family protein, producing the protein MVLSVNERTFTQEVLESSVPVLVNFEAPWCGLCRIIHPLLLQFQAECGDELKLVGVNADQNFKLSNTYRLKSLPTLLLIEKGIVKQRLEGFPGKDDLRQALEAIKFTYTSHEKIGIAGVRGQGAGGKNYSNHN
- a CDS encoding LysR family transcriptional regulator; this encodes MSDLPFTLDQLRILKAIAQEGSFKRAADSLYVSQPAVSLQVQNLERQLDVPLFDRGGRRAQLTEAGHLLLSYGDKILSLCQETCRAIEDLQNLQGGTLIVGASQTTGTYLLPKMIGLFRQKYPDVAVQLHVHSTRRTAWSVSNGQVDLAIIGGEIPTELAESLETVPYAEDELVLILPTSHPFAKLETIQKEDLYKLQFIALDSQSTIRKVIDQVLARCDIDTRRFKFEMELNSIEAIKNAVQSGLGAAFVSTSAIAKELQMGVLHRTPIEGVVVKRTLWLICNPNRYRSKAAEAFSQEILPQFANPAWTQEVLKLSQINQVINSTLDIATSNGSDAN
- a CDS encoding 4-Cys prefix domain-containing protein, which encodes MEVCCTRPHCQHPKNHFPDLDDIKTLKTVPQKFCTNCGMPLILRDHYLPIKLLARGGFGAAFLAIDRDTPRMRQCVVKQFQPSGNLTEDALEKARILFTQEAGVLEEIGNEHQQIPKLFAFFTITVPNLKINKSEQFFYLVQEYISGQTLEEELVEQGNFSEIKILKILREILPVLQFIHDKGISSNNIISTYL
- a CDS encoding NnrU family protein encodes the protein MMSNPWFTSSHFVILGLQLVFAIAHSGGAAVRPWAEKYLGPRLYRIIFALISLPLAVILIVYFFNHRYDGWQLWQVQGIPGVGALVWVLSAISFLFLYPATFNLLEIAAIQKPQVHLYETGIIRITRHPQMVGQVIWCVAHTLWLGTSFTLVTSIGLVIHHLFGVWHGDRRLSQRYGEAFEMVKQRTSIIPFQAIIDGRQSWNWEEFLRPAYLGVAIFTGLLWWSHPLLLVATSRIMW